The following are encoded in a window of Saccharothrix longispora genomic DNA:
- a CDS encoding ATP-binding protein has product MTDPQLQRPPAEVRFADELARLREDDTAPRPPGWALSLTAARRFIVGDERAGISRKFVGDPSLIDRSLVTLATSRGLMLVGEPGTAKSLLSELIAAAVSGESTLTIQGGAATTEDQVKYSWNYALLVSEGPSARSLVPAPMLRGMAEGKVVRFEEITRCPLEVQDSLLSLLSERVVAIPELPGPDGMVFARDGFTVIATANTRDRGVNEMSAALKRRFNFETVFPIADFRTELELVEQESTRLLERSGVGVPPRRDVLEVLVRTFRDLRGAGQPADRLSTVMSTAEAVSVAHAVGLRGWYLRGEAGSPADVVECLAGTAAKDNADDLARLRRYLEQQVPRRTGEQWQALHRARHLLPG; this is encoded by the coding sequence ATGACCGACCCGCAGCTCCAGCGACCGCCCGCCGAGGTGCGGTTCGCCGACGAGTTGGCCCGGCTGCGCGAGGACGACACGGCGCCGCGCCCGCCGGGGTGGGCGCTGAGCCTGACCGCGGCGCGGCGGTTCATCGTGGGTGACGAGCGCGCCGGGATCAGCCGGAAGTTCGTCGGCGACCCGTCGTTGATCGACCGGTCGCTGGTCACCCTCGCCACCAGCCGCGGCCTGATGCTGGTGGGCGAGCCGGGCACCGCGAAGTCGCTGCTCTCCGAGCTGATCGCGGCGGCGGTGAGCGGCGAGTCGACGTTGACCATCCAGGGCGGCGCGGCGACGACCGAGGACCAGGTCAAGTACTCGTGGAACTACGCCCTGCTGGTGTCCGAGGGGCCGTCGGCGCGGTCCCTGGTGCCCGCGCCGATGCTGCGCGGCATGGCCGAGGGCAAGGTGGTGCGGTTCGAGGAGATCACCCGCTGCCCGCTGGAGGTGCAGGACAGCCTGCTGTCGCTGCTGTCCGAGCGCGTCGTCGCGATCCCCGAGCTGCCCGGCCCGGACGGCATGGTGTTCGCCCGCGACGGGTTCACCGTCATCGCCACCGCCAACACGCGTGACCGGGGCGTCAACGAGATGAGCGCCGCGCTCAAGCGGCGGTTCAACTTCGAGACCGTCTTCCCGATCGCCGACTTCCGCACCGAGCTGGAACTGGTCGAGCAGGAGTCGACGAGGCTGCTGGAGCGGTCCGGGGTGGGCGTGCCGCCGCGCCGCGACGTGCTGGAGGTGCTGGTGCGCACGTTCCGCGACCTGCGCGGCGCGGGGCAGCCGGCGGACCGGCTGTCCACGGTGATGAGCACGGCCGAGGCGGTGTCGGTGGCGCACGCGGTGGGTTTGCGCGGCTGGTACCTGCGCGGCGAGGCCGGGTCGCCCGCGGACGTCGTGGAGTGCCTGGCCGGGACCGCGGCCAAGGACAACGCGGACGACCTGGCCCGACTGCGGCGCTACCTGGAGCAGCAGGTGCCGCGCCGCACGGGTGAGCAGTGGCAGGCCCTGCACCGGGCCCGCCACCTGCTGCCGGGCTGA
- a CDS encoding DUF4132 domain-containing protein translates to MRRWELVEGGSAKFWEVDRNGTAVTVRYGRLGAEGQAKEKSFDTGDAAEAHVAKLVREKEKKGYREVTGRLPGAESSVEAAGGLPDEDSFALPRSWWAGVHPRRGGVVRWDAAPKPEAVGTVRAALAALPPKSRAALEERDSERELVDAALAHLAGAATPLGAGVVARLLVSEGIPMTPVVEAFADAWVVEHGLPFAARAVVELCRVELHWTSAGLRETPRVLRFQVPHTGRYPDSVSGGVVGARVRELIAAAERVEDVEQALEEYLADPVARFAVAYLVPHRRDWVDRVCEDVTARGHAHDWLRLLHSIGGPGQLRHVVEQDWASWRLGRDRTLHSVLDGVGPAAAPALATLFDRDPRSDLRKLLLDAFVRLPTDEAFALLLARVAEKGVQPAVQEMARRFPVRALRLLSEASGPAARLLLKAHLQRHPGLPEQVELSPVGRAAVEELRAAAADRLDDAVDGLPELLVRPPWTVERAPVEPVVVTGLAASAHRAVEWAPGEREAWVAAGLPRHLPDMPGGWSSAARAFEEGKLPWHTQARFFLHGPEELVTPLVDAWRPPQSWDAEQLAKALVVRFGERAIGPVLHIASFHPASAGPLLGPLVSTEVAERVADWASRLKSARAGAVAWVRRHPAHAARFLLPAAVGPAGPVRRAAEAVLRLVPDQAREAAREHGPEAERAVERVLAVDPFAVLPAKVPVPGDWADPALLPQVVVRGTGRALPAESVGHVLTMVALSTPDEPYQGVEVVRELCEPASLAAFGRELFRLWQAAGMPSKDSWAMTAQGLFGDDETVRVLTPLIRAWPGESQHQRAVAGLDVLAAIGTDLALVSLNGIAQKAKFKGLKQRAQEKIASVAAALDLAPEQLADRLVPDFGLDEAATLVVDYGPRRFTVGFDEQLKPYVLDEDGKRRKDLPKPGAKDDPERAAAEHKRFGALKKDVRSVAADQIARLELAMVLGRRWSAAEFRTLLAGHPLLWHIVRRLVWVTDGGASFRVAEDRTPADVADDAFELPDDARVGVAHPLHLGDDLAAWSEVFADYEILQPFPQLGRPVHALDAAERRAAKLERFEGSVVPVGRLLGLTKRGWERGQPQDAGVECWITRPLADGGSVVVNLDPGIAVGIPHEFPEQKLTDIWVTDASGPGWRPRGGRTFGELDPVTASEVLAEFTALTS, encoded by the coding sequence GTGCGCAGGTGGGAACTCGTCGAGGGCGGCTCCGCCAAGTTCTGGGAGGTCGACCGGAACGGGACGGCGGTGACCGTCCGGTACGGACGGCTCGGGGCCGAGGGCCAGGCGAAGGAGAAGTCCTTCGACACCGGGGACGCCGCGGAGGCGCACGTCGCGAAGCTGGTGCGGGAGAAGGAGAAGAAGGGCTACCGCGAGGTCACCGGGCGGCTGCCGGGCGCGGAGTCGTCCGTCGAGGCCGCCGGCGGGCTGCCGGACGAGGACTCGTTCGCCCTGCCGCGGTCGTGGTGGGCGGGCGTGCACCCGAGGCGCGGCGGCGTGGTGCGGTGGGACGCGGCGCCGAAGCCGGAGGCGGTCGGGACCGTGCGGGCCGCGCTCGCCGCGTTGCCGCCCAAGTCGCGGGCGGCGCTGGAGGAGCGGGACAGCGAGCGGGAGCTCGTCGACGCAGCCCTCGCCCACCTGGCCGGCGCGGCCACGCCGCTCGGCGCGGGCGTGGTCGCGCGGCTCCTGGTGAGCGAGGGCATCCCGATGACGCCCGTGGTGGAGGCGTTCGCCGACGCGTGGGTGGTCGAGCACGGCCTGCCGTTCGCGGCGCGGGCCGTGGTGGAGCTGTGCCGGGTGGAGTTGCACTGGACGAGCGCCGGCCTCCGGGAGACGCCGCGCGTGCTCCGGTTCCAGGTGCCGCACACCGGCCGGTACCCGGATTCCGTGTCGGGCGGCGTGGTCGGCGCGCGGGTGCGGGAGCTGATCGCCGCGGCGGAGCGGGTCGAGGACGTGGAGCAGGCGCTGGAGGAGTACCTGGCCGACCCGGTGGCCCGGTTCGCCGTCGCCTACCTCGTGCCGCACCGGCGGGACTGGGTCGACCGCGTGTGCGAGGACGTCACCGCCCGCGGTCACGCCCACGACTGGTTGCGGCTGCTGCACTCGATCGGCGGCCCCGGGCAGCTCCGGCACGTCGTGGAGCAGGACTGGGCGTCCTGGCGCCTGGGCCGGGACCGCACGCTGCACTCGGTGCTCGACGGCGTGGGTCCCGCCGCGGCGCCCGCGCTGGCCACGCTGTTCGACCGCGACCCGAGGTCCGACCTGCGCAAGCTGCTGCTGGACGCGTTCGTCCGGCTGCCCACGGACGAGGCGTTCGCGCTGCTGCTGGCCAGGGTGGCCGAGAAGGGCGTGCAGCCCGCCGTGCAGGAGATGGCGCGGCGCTTCCCGGTGCGCGCGCTGCGGCTGCTGTCCGAGGCGTCCGGGCCCGCCGCCCGCCTGCTGCTCAAGGCACACCTCCAGCGCCACCCCGGGCTGCCCGAGCAGGTCGAGCTGTCCCCGGTCGGCCGCGCCGCCGTGGAGGAGCTGCGCGCCGCCGCGGCCGACCGGCTCGACGACGCGGTCGACGGCTTGCCCGAACTGCTCGTCCGTCCGCCGTGGACGGTCGAGCGCGCGCCGGTGGAGCCCGTCGTGGTCACCGGGCTCGCCGCGTCCGCGCACCGCGCGGTCGAGTGGGCGCCGGGCGAGCGGGAGGCGTGGGTCGCGGCCGGCCTGCCCCGGCACCTCCCCGACATGCCCGGCGGCTGGTCGTCGGCCGCGCGGGCGTTCGAGGAGGGCAAGCTGCCCTGGCACACGCAGGCCAGGTTCTTCCTCCACGGGCCGGAGGAGCTGGTGACCCCGCTGGTCGACGCGTGGCGACCGCCCCAGTCGTGGGACGCCGAGCAGCTGGCCAAGGCGCTGGTGGTGCGGTTCGGGGAGCGGGCGATCGGCCCCGTGCTGCACATCGCGTCGTTCCACCCGGCGAGCGCCGGTCCCCTGCTGGGGCCGCTCGTCTCGACCGAGGTGGCCGAGCGGGTCGCGGACTGGGCGTCGCGGCTGAAGTCCGCGCGCGCCGGCGCGGTGGCGTGGGTGCGGCGGCACCCGGCGCACGCCGCCCGGTTCCTGCTGCCCGCCGCCGTGGGGCCGGCCGGTCCGGTCCGGCGCGCCGCGGAGGCCGTGCTGCGACTCGTGCCCGACCAGGCGCGCGAGGCGGCGCGCGAGCACGGGCCGGAGGCGGAGCGGGCGGTCGAGCGGGTGCTGGCCGTCGACCCGTTCGCCGTGCTGCCCGCCAAGGTGCCGGTGCCCGGCGACTGGGCCGACCCGGCGCTGCTCCCCCAGGTCGTGGTGCGCGGCACCGGGCGTGCGCTGCCCGCCGAATCCGTCGGCCACGTGCTGACGATGGTGGCGCTGTCCACGCCGGACGAGCCGTACCAGGGTGTCGAGGTGGTGCGCGAGCTGTGCGAGCCGGCGTCGCTGGCCGCGTTCGGCCGGGAGCTGTTCCGGTTGTGGCAGGCCGCCGGGATGCCGTCCAAGGACTCGTGGGCGATGACGGCCCAGGGCCTGTTCGGCGACGACGAGACGGTGCGCGTGCTCACGCCGCTGATCCGGGCGTGGCCGGGCGAGTCGCAGCACCAGCGGGCCGTCGCGGGCCTGGACGTGCTGGCCGCGATCGGCACCGACCTGGCGCTGGTGTCGCTGAACGGCATCGCGCAGAAGGCGAAGTTCAAGGGCCTCAAGCAACGCGCGCAGGAGAAGATCGCGTCCGTGGCGGCGGCGCTGGACCTGGCGCCGGAGCAGCTGGCCGACCGGCTCGTGCCGGACTTCGGCCTGGACGAGGCTGCCACGCTGGTCGTCGACTACGGGCCGCGCCGGTTCACCGTCGGGTTCGACGAGCAGCTCAAGCCGTACGTGCTGGACGAGGACGGCAAGCGGCGCAAGGACCTGCCCAAGCCGGGCGCGAAGGACGACCCGGAGCGCGCCGCCGCCGAGCACAAGCGGTTCGGCGCGCTGAAGAAGGACGTGCGCTCGGTCGCCGCCGACCAGATCGCCCGGCTGGAGCTGGCGATGGTGCTGGGCCGCCGGTGGAGCGCCGCCGAGTTCCGCACCCTGCTCGCGGGTCACCCGCTGCTGTGGCACATCGTGCGGCGGCTGGTGTGGGTGACCGACGGCGGCGCGTCGTTCCGGGTGGCCGAGGACCGCACCCCGGCCGACGTCGCGGACGACGCGTTCGAGCTGCCCGACGACGCCCGGGTCGGCGTGGCGCACCCCCTGCACCTGGGCGACGACCTGGCGGCGTGGTCCGAGGTGTTCGCCGACTACGAGATCCTCCAGCCGTTCCCCCAGCTCGGCCGTCCGGTGCACGCGCTGGACGCGGCCGAGCGGCGCGCGGCGAAGCTGGAGCGCTTCGAGGGGTCGGTGGTGCCGGTCGGCCGCCTGCTGGGTCTGACCAAGCGCGGTTGGGAGCGCGGGCAGCCGCAGGACGCGGGCGTCGAGTGCTGGATCACCCGCCCGCTCGCCGACGGCGGCTCGGTCGTGGTGAACCTGGACCCCGGCATCGCGGTCGGCATCCCGCACGAGTTCCCGGAGCAGAAGCTCACCGACATCTGGGTGACCGACGCGTCGGGCCCCGGCTGGAGGCCGCGCGGCGGTCGCACGTTCGGCGAGCTGGACCCGGTGACGGCGTCCGAGGTGCTGGCCGAGTTCACCGCCCTGACCAGCTGA